In Vagococcus hydrophili, one DNA window encodes the following:
- a CDS encoding DUF6287 domain-containing protein produces MKNNKKFFYASFAMIALLSLSACETKDKKDTQTKVTTTETKGNKPTSETTSKKETKKSTDNSSEKLAMDISKIKTGDFSSIQGDWQEVIHGNNHKPGKDGVQYEMGGTNQLSITKDQITSIGLTVTGKTLTDNNGEHEITFKEKDNTLAASLVDQMVAINWSVMFYPKGTTTEFTTDEKYETNTQDVIVVWSSNLQSTSVFIKGDKKEEKKSSELKLDLAKLASNDLSSLVGTWKNPTKGETLVITDKIENKPADSKTTISSGAVVSGTEKNGYSTVISPGTIQGDYMIGSIGTFNPKIKMSPFAPIAIIPSGVKMSDADDSDSSKDRLIMGAGQSGVGTEAYYREK; encoded by the coding sequence ATGAAAAATAATAAAAAATTCTTTTATGCAAGTTTCGCTATGATTGCTTTGTTAAGTTTATCAGCTTGCGAGACTAAGGATAAAAAAGACACTCAAACTAAAGTAACAACTACAGAAACAAAAGGAAACAAACCAACATCTGAAACAACTTCTAAAAAAGAAACTAAAAAATCGACTGATAATAGTAGTGAAAAATTGGCGATGGACATTTCTAAGATTAAGACTGGTGATTTTTCGAGTATCCAAGGCGATTGGCAAGAAGTTATTCATGGTAATAATCACAAACCTGGAAAAGATGGCGTGCAGTATGAGATGGGTGGCACAAATCAACTTTCTATTACCAAAGATCAAATCACTAGTATCGGTCTAACAGTCACTGGGAAAACATTAACTGACAATAACGGTGAGCATGAAATAACATTTAAAGAAAAAGATAATACGCTTGCAGCTTCCCTTGTTGATCAAATGGTCGCAATTAATTGGTCGGTTATGTTCTATCCTAAAGGAACTACGACAGAATTTACCACTGATGAAAAATATGAAACAAATACACAAGATGTCATTGTTGTTTGGTCAAGTAATCTCCAATCAACTTCAGTATTCATTAAAGGTGATAAAAAAGAGGAAAAAAAATCTAGTGAGTTAAAGTTAGATCTTGCTAAGTTAGCTAGTAATGATCTATCAAGTTTAGTAGGGACTTGGAAAAATCCTACTAAAGGAGAAACGCTTGTCATTACAGATAAAATAGAAAATAAACCTGCTGACAGTAAAACTACAATCTCTAGCGGAGCCGTTGTCAGTGGAACTGAGAAAAATGGCTATTCTACTGTTATTTCCCCTGGAACCATTCAAGGTGACTATATGATTGGCAGTATCGGAACGTTTAATCCTAAAATTAAGATGTCCCCTTTTGCTCCTATCGCTATTATTCCCAGCGGCGTTAAAATGTCTGATGCGGATGATTCTGATTCAAGTAAAGACAGATTAATTATGGGTGCTGGACAATCTGGCGTTGGAACAGAAGCTTATTACCGAGAAAAATAA
- a CDS encoding zinc ribbon domain-containing protein, whose translation MENENEKKEEQKNQEEQITQKYFCTNCGSEMDPNAAFCVSCGVSKGKIKKHCSHCGETVTEEQDYCVGCGNKLSTKLNFSKGKEAFQKVTQSTIESTTNLANTASEKTGKKIKPSWLIGGLGAVVLVIISIFMLMPKGLSGVYTQKTKFLGVESSTSIKFNGDKYEETKNADNKGTYKIEKNKISFFSKDGEESIDGTITDDRKSFKLWGMTFNKDEK comes from the coding sequence ATGGAAAACGAAAATGAAAAAAAAGAAGAACAAAAAAACCAAGAAGAACAAATCACTCAAAAATATTTTTGTACAAACTGTGGTTCAGAAATGGACCCTAATGCGGCTTTTTGTGTTTCTTGTGGGGTTAGTAAAGGAAAAATAAAAAAACACTGTAGCCATTGTGGCGAAACGGTCACTGAAGAACAAGATTACTGTGTTGGTTGTGGAAATAAATTATCCACTAAGCTTAATTTTTCTAAAGGGAAAGAAGCTTTTCAAAAAGTAACTCAATCTACCATAGAAAGCACAACTAACCTTGCTAATACAGCTAGTGAAAAAACTGGTAAAAAAATCAAGCCTAGCTGGCTAATTGGTGGTTTGGGAGCAGTTGTTTTAGTAATTATCTCAATCTTTATGCTTATGCCTAAAGGTTTAAGTGGTGTTTACACCCAAAAAACGAAATTTTTAGGTGTTGAATCCTCTACTTCTATCAAATTTAATGGAGATAAATATGAAGAGACTAAGAATGCAGATAACAAAGGGACATATAAAATTGAAAAGAATAAAATTTCTTTCTTTTCTAAAGACGGAGAAGAATCTATCGACGGAACCATTACAGACGATAGAAAATCATTTAAACTATGGGGGATGACATTTAATAAAGATGAAAAATAA
- the sstT gene encoding serine/threonine transporter SstT: protein MVEAIKKMSLIQKIMIGIVIGTTLGILVPEWSFISSLGELFIGALKGIAPLLVFVLIIASLAGQKAGAKTYVGPVVVVYLLATFLAALVAVIISYAFPIEIVLDVSEEISAAPSQLGDVLGNILTSVVQNPIQGMMEGNYLAVLFWASLIGISLRQSSENTKDFLENISTGITKVVQMIINLAPIGVTGLVFTSVATTGLSGLAKYGQLLLLLVGTMTFMALIVYPAIVFWQIRQNPYPLVFFVLKESAMPAFFTRSSAANIPVNIRLAKALNLSEESYSVSIPLGATINMGGAAITITIMTLATVNTLGMDVPIHLAFLLSLIAAISACGASGIAGGSLLLIPLACSLFGIPDDIAMQVVGVGFIIGVIQDSVETALNSSSDLLFTASVEFADRRKNGEVVELNGNFGADNRVY from the coding sequence ATGGTCGAAGCAATAAAAAAAATGTCATTAATTCAAAAAATCATGATAGGGATTGTGATTGGAACAACCTTAGGAATCTTGGTACCTGAATGGTCCTTTATCAGCAGTCTAGGCGAGTTGTTTATTGGTGCCCTAAAAGGAATCGCTCCTTTGCTAGTCTTTGTCTTAATTATTGCTTCCTTAGCAGGACAAAAAGCAGGAGCCAAAACATACGTTGGTCCTGTGGTGGTTGTGTATTTACTGGCAACTTTTTTAGCAGCACTCGTGGCAGTCATTATCAGCTACGCCTTTCCGATTGAAATTGTTTTAGATGTATCAGAAGAAATTTCCGCTGCGCCAAGTCAATTGGGTGACGTCTTAGGAAATATCTTAACAAGTGTTGTTCAAAATCCGATTCAAGGAATGATGGAAGGAAATTATTTAGCCGTGCTATTTTGGGCATCATTAATTGGAATTAGTTTACGTCAAAGCTCAGAGAACACAAAAGATTTTCTGGAAAACATTTCAACAGGTATTACAAAAGTTGTACAGATGATTATTAATTTAGCGCCTATTGGGGTGACAGGTTTAGTTTTCACTTCTGTCGCAACAACAGGTCTTAGTGGCTTAGCGAAGTATGGTCAGCTGTTACTTCTTTTAGTTGGTACAATGACTTTTATGGCTCTGATCGTTTACCCAGCGATTGTCTTTTGGCAAATTCGTCAGAACCCATATCCATTAGTCTTTTTCGTCTTAAAAGAAAGTGCCATGCCAGCCTTCTTTACACGAAGCTCAGCAGCGAATATCCCGGTTAACATCAGATTAGCTAAGGCGCTAAATTTAAGTGAAGAGTCGTACTCAGTTTCGATTCCTTTAGGTGCAACCATCAATATGGGGGGAGCTGCCATAACAATTACCATTATGACTCTAGCAACAGTTAACACATTAGGAATGGATGTTCCTATTCACTTAGCTTTTTTACTAAGTCTTATTGCTGCTATATCAGCCTGTGGGGCTTCAGGAATTGCTGGAGGTTCTCTATTATTAATTCCTCTAGCATGTAGTTTGTTTGGAATACCTGATGACATCGCTATGCAAGTAGTTGGTGTTGGTTTCATTATTGGTGTCATCCAAGATTCTGTGGAAACAGCCTTAAATTCATCAAGTGACTTATTATTTACAGCCTCTGTGGAATTTGCAGATCGCCGTAAAAATGGCGAAGTGGTGGAGTTAAACGGGAATTTTGGTGCGGATAATCGAGTGTATTAA